The following proteins come from a genomic window of Panicum hallii strain FIL2 chromosome 8, PHallii_v3.1, whole genome shotgun sequence:
- the LOC112903801 gene encoding aspartic proteinase nepenthesin-1-like — translation MVRSMGPIPMQVLTTLPLLLASLLSSSSAAAPPPSGYRFTLTHVDSKGGFTRAELLRRAAHRSRHRAATMLPGYSYSTMSSSSDTRPTRLRSGQAEYLMELAIGTPPVPFVALADTGSDLTWTQCQPCKLCFAQDTPVYDPAASSSFSPATCASASCLPVWSQNCSAAAPCRYRYVYGDGAYSAGVMGAETLTFGSGSGGVSVGGIAFGCGVDNGGLSYNSTGTVGLGRGSLSLVAQLGVGKFSYCLTDFFDTSLGSPVLFGSLAELAPGAAAAAHSTPLVQSPWIPSRYFVSLEGISLGGARLPIPNGTFDLRADGSGGMIVDSGTIFTVLVESAFRVVVDSVAGVLGQPVANASSLDSPCFPAPPGERPLPEMPDMVLHFAGGADMRLRRDNYMSFNQEEAAAFCLNIVGTTSSVSVLGNFQQQNIQMLYDITVGQLSFVPTDCSKL, via the coding sequence ATGGTCAGATCCATGGGTCCCATTCCCATGCAAGTCCTAACGACCTTACCCTTACTACTTGCCTCACTGCTCAGCAGCtcatcggcggcggcgccaccgcCGTCCGGCTACCGGTTCACGCTCACCCACGTCGACTCCAAAGGCGGCTTCACCAGGGCCGAgctcctgcgccgcgccgcgcacaggagccgccaccgcgccgccacGATGCTACCGGGTTACTCGTACTCCACAATGTCGTCCAGCTCGGACACCCGTCCCACCAGGCTCCGCTCGGGCCAGGCCGAGTACCTCATGGAGCTCGCCATCGGGACGCCGCCGGTGCCGTTCGTCGCGCTCGCCGACACCGGCAGCGACCTCACCTGGACGCAGTGCCAGCCCTGCAAGCTCTGCTTCGCGCAGGACACGCCCGTGTACGACCCCGCCGCCTCGTCCAGCTTCTCCCCGGCGACCTGCGCCAGCGCCTCGTGCCTCCCCGTGTGGAGCCAGAactgctccgccgccgcgccctgcaGGTACCGCTACGTCTACGGCGATGGCGCCTACTCCGCCGGCGTCATGGGCGCGGAGACGCTCACCttcggctccggctccggcggcgtCTCCGTCGGCGGCATCGCCTTCGGCTGCGGCGTCGACAACGGCGGCCTCTCGTACAACTCCACCGGCACGGTCGGCCTGGGCCGCGGGAGCCTGTCCCTCGTGGCGCAGCTCGGGGTCGGcaagttctcctactgcctCACCGACTTCTTCGACACCAGCCTGGGCAGCCCGGTCCTGTTCGGCTCCCTCGCCGAGCTGGCCcccggcgccgctgccgccgcgcaCTCGACGCCGCTCGTGCAGAGCCCCTGGATCCCGTCGAGGTACTTCGTATCCCTCGAGGGCATCTCGCTCGGCGGCGCGCGCCTGCCGATCCCCAACGGCACCTTCGACCTGCGCGCCGACGGCTCCGGGGGGATGATCGTGGACTCCGGCACCATCTTCACCGTCCTCGTCGAGAGCGCCTTCAGGGTGGTCGTCGACAGCGTGGCCGGCGTGCTCGGCCAGCCGGTGGCGAACGCCTCCAGCCTGGACAGCCCTTGTTTCCCGGCCCCGCCCGGCGAGCGGCCGCTCCCGGAGATGCCCGACATGGTGCTGCACTTCGCCGGCGGCGCGGACATGAGGCTGCGCAGGGACAACTACATGTCCTTCAAccaggaggaggcggcggcgttctGCCTGAACATTGTTGGGACGACGTCGTCGGTTTCCGTGCTGGGAAACTTCCAGCAGCAGAACATACAGATGCTGTATGACATCACCGTAGGGCAACTGTCGTTCGTGCCAACCGACTGTAGTAAACTCTGA